The DNA window CATTAAGAACTCTGACTTGTGAATCCGCACATGTTACCAATAGTTTGCTGGGGTCTTGTGGTAAAAACTGCTCCCCAGAATGACAAAATTAGTAGGAATATTGAAAGAATTTACCAAAAAAAGAAACTGAAACGAAATCAAAACAGATTAGCAATCTTTGAAAGTTAATAACAGCAACCTGGAAGCCGGTTATTCTTCTACAGGGTGATTTCTTCTTACCACCTAAGCATATCTGAGCATCCAATTGAATTTGATTATCTGATACAATCAACATAATTTCATCCAACACTTGTTAGTCGCAGAATGTAAATGGCGATTTTGTGACAAAATCAGGGCTCTCCCAGTAAAGCATTAAATAAAAAGCATAAAAATTATCAAAGAGTTAACTTAAAAGCACCTGATATGTTAAAATATCGACAGGTTCCCGTAATGGAGCCAATAACACCACTCTTTATGACAAGAAAATATAAACTGAATCAGTTTGCCTCCTGATTTATGAGCTAAACTTGTTAACATGAAAACAAGCAATATGCAAACAGACCTGACCATCAGGGTGGTAAGAAACGGCTGTTATTATGTCCTTTGTTTCTGTCCAATTCACAACATGACAGCCATTTATTTCCCAAATTCGAACCTTTCCGTCGATTGAACCACTGATGAAGTAATCATCATTCACAGGGTTAAAATGAATGCAGGTTACTGCATAGAATGAATATTTGAGAAATTCAGTACTTCTGAGCCATGtgcaatattaaatttttgggcAATTCAATAGATTACAGAGTATATGTACATACCATAGTCGCTATGAGAGAAAACCTTGAGACACTGATCAAGTCCAACCCGCCACAGACGAACAGTTTTATCAACCGACGATGAAAGCAAACACTGAGAGAAAACAAGTAAAAAGTCCTTAATTCATAGAAACCAGTTTCAAATAGttataatatatcaaaataaatttgtgatgATTAGGCAGTACATCATTCTTTGACCAAGAAAGATCCAAGATCTCTCCTTTGTGTCCTTGGAACACATGCAGTGGCTTCTCCAAGATTCTGAAAACCTTTGGAGGGAAGATAACGCATGCCGAATCTGGTGTTTTTTTAAGATTCTTGGATTTGTTAACGCTATCATTCTGTGCCGTAAGAGGTCCTAACTCAGACAAATGGTTTACAGAGAAGTACACACATGACGGATCCACATCTGCAACGTCAAATGTATCAGATCTTTCATCTTCCACCACTTGCCATACTCGCACAAGCTTATCTTCTCCTGCACTTGCCAGGTACTGACCGTCGGGACTAAATTTCATAGCCAATATTGAAGATTTGTGGGCTTGGAAATCTTGTCCCACAAAAAGGGCTGAAAGTTCCTTCAGCCTTCTCTGATAATGGCGAACTCCAACTCTCTGAGCCCCAGTCTCTCGACCTTGCCTTAACTTATTTGACTCCACAGTACCATTTCTCGTGTTCATACTCATCATACAAGCCAGGGAACGCAATTTTCGAAACCACCTATCCTTTGACCTATTCATTGTTCTTGTTGCATCTTCATTACCCTCCAGCTCTCTTTGTACAAGTTTCTGAACCAATTTAGGCGATTGAGAATCGTTCTTAGACTCCCCGAATATCGGAACTCGGGAATTTGTGTCCCTAATTTTTCCTAGCTTCTTATTTCCTCCCCATTGGTCCACACAGTATTCACTTACACCATCAGAAATCCCACAGCAGATCCTACCTTCATTTAAATCCACTTGGCTGAACAAATCCAAATCATCAGTAGACCAACTCGATAAAGAAGACCTGCTCGAAGAAAATTCGTCTTCCACACCCGAAGTTCTCAGAACAGCCCCACTATTCTGCATAATTCTCCCGACGTTTCCTCTAAACACACCACCATCGTCACTGTTGTCGCGTATATCAACCGAATCACCTCCTTCTAACCCATTTTCATTCAATCCCATCCATCTAACAAATTTCCTTCGACGTTCATCAATACTTTGGGGACTACTAATCCATACGTCGTATTCCCAATCTTTGTAACCATGGCAACCATCAACACAATCAAATGTTGGTGAAATTTGATCCAATGCATCAAAAAATCGTGAACCTTCTTCCGCTAAGACGCTGAAGCTATCCATCATTCCTAGACTTCAACACATGGATAAACTGAAATCCACGAAAAGAAACCAACTttaacaaacagtatgaaacgAAATGTGGCTAATACCATTCCGATATAACACCTTTGACAATAAACAAAGCACAGCAGACGTCagaaaaaataacaaacaaTCAACACGGTAATCAAGGTTTCAGAAACAttgaatattaattaaataaatttaccaGGAcaagaagaacaaaaaaaagtaCAAATTATAAAAACAATAGATCCAACACGGATCCCTATCCTCACCCATTGAACCTAGTCTCCGCATGAATACCTCGTGACCTTCccagaagtaaaaaataatcaattgtTTGATTCATTTTATACTACTAGCCTAGAAAATAGAacccatatatatattttttcgtaaATACTAGGAAAACCCCATTTACACTCAGCACAAGACGTGAGAACCCAGTATCAAGATA is part of the Primulina huaijiensis isolate GDHJ02 unplaced genomic scaffold, ASM1229523v2 scaffold15321_ERROPOS2250371, whole genome shotgun sequence genome and encodes:
- the LOC140965858 gene encoding uncharacterized protein, which encodes MMDSFSVLAEEGSRFFDALDQISPTFDCVDGCHGYKDWEYDVWISSPQSIDERRRKFVRWMGLNENGLEGGDSVDIRDNSDDGGVFRGNVGRIMQNSGAVLRTSGVEDEFSSSRSSLSSWSTDDLDLFSQVDLNEGRICCGISDGVSEYCVDQWGGNKKLGKIRDTNSRVPIFGESKNDSQSPKLVQKLVQRELEGNEDATRTMNRSKDRWFRKLRSLACMMSMNTRNGTVESNKLRQGRETGAQRVGVRHYQRRLKELSALFVGQDFQAHKSSILAMKFSPDGQYLASAGEDKLVRVWQVVEDERSDTFDVADVDPSCVYFSVNHLSELGPLTAQNDSVNKSKNLKKTPDSACVIFPPKVFRILEKPLHVFQGHKGEILDLSWSKNDCLLSSSVDKTVRLWRVGLDQCLKVFSHSDYVTCIHFNPVNDDYFISGSIDGKVRIWEINGCHVVNWTETKDIITAVSYHPDGQSGVIGSITGTCRYFNISDNQIQLDAQICLGGKKKSPCRRITGFQFLPQDPSKLLVTCADSQVRVLNGMDVIIKYKGLRNAGNQISASFTSDSKHIVSVSEDSNVYMWNYTCPGTSTWSQSKSIRSFESFPSNASVVIPWSGLKIRNSESQSKSRKHDTPINSLPFSPSTYFSLGQEFFLESNPKGSATWPEEKLPTTISRAASSPMCKPQYKLLKTSCQSSSTSHAWGLVLVTASWDGKIKSFLNYGLPIPP